A genomic window from Candidatus Bathyarchaeota archaeon includes:
- a CDS encoding 3-isopropylmalate dehydratase large subunit yields MPSTITEKILANASHQKEVTAGDFVVADVSYVMAHDSTTPLAIEAFSKITDKVFDKDRVIIVFDHFFPAPTVAGAALHKKSRDFVMEQNISGFHTNGVCHQLLVEKYVSPGDVVVGADSHTCTEGALGAFTTGLGSTDIGGVMATGKCWFKVPESLKFNLTGSTQKGVYAKDVILSIVGDVGADGALYKACEFTGDYVKKASVASRLTLCNMAIEMGGKSGIIEADQKTLDFLGRRTGKIFKSDKNVTYDDEFEIEVEDIEPQVALPPVVDNVVAVSEVEGKPIDQVFLGTCTNGRLEDIEIAVKILKGKKVARNVRLLVTPASQDIYFASLELGYLQALVDAGATVCNPTCGPCVGRHGGVLGEGEVCLSTQNRNFSGRMGSPKADIILGSPATAAASALAGKIVDPRDYI; encoded by the coding sequence AAAAAATTTTGGCTAACGCTTCCCATCAAAAAGAGGTAACCGCTGGGGATTTTGTAGTAGCAGACGTGAGCTACGTGATGGCTCACGATTCAACTACGCCTTTGGCGATTGAAGCTTTTAGCAAAATAACCGATAAAGTCTTCGACAAAGACCGTGTAATAATTGTGTTTGACCACTTCTTTCCAGCTCCAACTGTAGCTGGTGCTGCATTGCACAAAAAGTCACGGGACTTTGTAATGGAACAAAACATTTCAGGATTTCACACTAATGGTGTTTGTCACCAGCTTTTGGTTGAAAAATATGTTTCCCCCGGGGACGTAGTAGTCGGAGCAGACTCTCATACTTGTACTGAAGGTGCCTTAGGTGCTTTCACCACTGGCTTGGGTTCAACTGATATTGGTGGAGTAATGGCCACTGGAAAATGTTGGTTCAAAGTTCCCGAAAGCTTAAAATTCAATTTAACTGGGTCAACTCAAAAAGGTGTTTACGCAAAAGACGTTATCTTAAGTATTGTAGGGGATGTTGGTGCTGATGGTGCCCTTTACAAAGCTTGCGAATTTACAGGTGATTACGTCAAAAAAGCATCTGTTGCTTCACGTTTAACTTTGTGTAACATGGCAATAGAAATGGGTGGTAAAAGCGGCATAATCGAAGCTGACCAAAAAACCCTAGATTTTCTGGGGAGAAGAACAGGAAAAATTTTCAAGAGCGACAAAAACGTTACTTACGATGACGAATTTGAAATTGAAGTTGAAGACATCGAGCCTCAAGTTGCTTTGCCTCCTGTAGTTGATAATGTTGTTGCAGTTTCCGAAGTTGAAGGAAAACCAATAGACCAAGTCTTTCTTGGAACCTGCACTAACGGACGCTTAGAAGACATAGAAATTGCCGTCAAGATTTTGAAAGGCAAAAAAGTTGCACGAAATGTGCGGTTGTTAGTTACTCCTGCTTCTCAAGACATATACTTTGCATCCCTTGAACTGGGTTACTTGCAAGCTCTTGTTGATGCAGGTGCTACAGTTTGTAATCCTACGTGCGGTCCATGTGTGGGTCGCCACGGTGGAGTATTAGGTGAAGGGGAAGTGTGTCTTTCAACTCAGAACCGTAACTTTAGTGGCCGCATGGGTTCTCCTAAAGCTGATATTATTTTAGGTTCTCCTGCTACTGCAGCCGCTTCTGCGTTGGCAGGAAAAATTGTTGATCCGAGGGATTACATATGA
- a CDS encoding 3-isopropylmalate dehydratase small subunit, protein MRAWKFGDDINTDVITPGRYTVTTDKKRLGEIAFIEYRPEFGKNVAEGDIIVAGNNFGCGSSREHSPVAIKAAGISAVIAKSFARIFFRNSINIGLPLYVSEDTDQIDDGDEVEVKTKTGEILNKTKNITITVKPLPEFMQKIVAKGGLVEFLRSDGYDNV, encoded by the coding sequence ATGAGAGCATGGAAATTTGGAGATGACATAAACACTGACGTAATAACGCCCGGACGATATACCGTAACAACAGACAAAAAACGGTTAGGTGAAATCGCCTTTATAGAATATCGTCCAGAGTTTGGAAAAAACGTAGCTGAAGGCGACATAATCGTTGCGGGAAACAATTTTGGTTGTGGCTCTTCTCGTGAGCATTCTCCGGTAGCAATAAAAGCAGCTGGAATCAGTGCAGTAATTGCTAAGTCTTTTGCTCGAATTTTTTTCCGTAACTCCATAAACATTGGATTGCCCTTGTATGTGTCCGAAGATACTGACCAAATCGATGATGGCGACGAAGTAGAAGTCAAGACCAAAACAGGGGAAATTTTAAACAAAACCAAAAACATCACTATTACAGTAAAGCCCTTGCCCGAGTTTATGCAAAAGATTGTTGCAAAAGGAGGGCTCGTGGAATTTCTCCGAAGCGACGGCTATGACAACGTATAA